Part of the Quercus robur chromosome 5, dhQueRobu3.1, whole genome shotgun sequence genome, CACTGACGACCTCTTTGCTGATGACGAAGTTCTTGGCGACGGGGAGTCAGCACAAGCCCAGAATGTACAAGTCCAGCCCGTTGTAGAGGTAGTCCATCAGTCCGTCGCAGATAAAGCCCCTCAGCCAGACAATTTTGTAGAGTAGACGGTTGACACTCCAGTCCAACAGTAGCTGTAATTagctaattattattattattttttagttatttggAGAACAACTTTCATCCGTTGTGGATAATATGTAAACATTTCCTTTTAAGGGCTTTatattatttagttttgttATTTCGTTTCTGTCGAATGCATCCGTTCATTTTATTCTAATGTGATAGCCATCTAGTTGAGTATTTTAACCTTTTGGATTTTTAAACTTACACCCAATCGGAGTTACTCACAACCCAATTTTGAGGACTCATCTAATAAGTCCAGTTTATTGGTGCACCGTGCATTTTGACACTTTTGAGCTAAACTGTCCACCTTGGACTTTTCAAGGGTGGTCCGTCCACCTTATTCATATCCGTCTAGATTGCGGACCTTGTTTGCATCCGTCCACTTATTGGgcttttgtaaaattttcaccATCTTTGGATGacccgtccactttgtggatgTTGTTTTCACTTGTTCATTTTTTGACCTGAAGAATTTTTGTAATTCGTTAGGTTTGTGGGCGTTAGTTTTTattcgtccactttatggaattgattataatttttatcctttagggatgatccgtccactttgtgggctTTAGTTTACATCCGTCCATTTTTGGACTTTGAATTTTCATTCTCTTGGgatgatctgtccactttgtggactttggtTTATAcccgtccattttggactttaaattttcatcctcctaggatgatccgtccattgTGGACTTTGGTTTATACCCGTCCATTCTGGACTTGAAATTTTCATCCTCCTGGGATGATCCGTTCACATTGTAGACTTTGGTTTATAcccgtccattttggacttaaAATAGTAGCTAAGATTAAATAAACTGGGAAATTAGGGATCGTTGCTATTCTTCATACTATCtctctactggtagtattttcGTAGGTGCTCTACGTTCCATGGGTGCTACAGCTTTTGTCCGTCTAGTGTCTTGAGGTGGTAGGTGCCCTTCCTCTACCATAATGCgatcctgtagggtccttcccagttgggtctGAGCTTCCCTTGTGAAGGATCTCTAGTAGCGCCCATTACCTTTCGTAGCACAAGATCACCGACCTGAAAGTCTCTATGCCTAACGTTGGAGTTGTAGTGTTTCACCGTGAGATTTTGATATCGCGCTAACCTTTGCTCCGCTGCCGCTCTGACTTCGTCCATCAGGTCAAGCTGAAGGTGCATGGCTTCTTCATTCTTATCCTTGTCATAGCTCTCCACCTAATAGCTTCTTAGCGCCATTTCTACAGGAATGACAGCTTCACCTTCGTATGCTAGTCGGAATGGCATTTCTCCAGTGGGTGTTCTTGCTGTAGTCCGGTATCCCACAGAACGCTTGGTAGCTCGTTTGGCCAGATACCCTTTACCCCCTTGAGCTgggtcttgatgatcttgagcaagcATCGGTTCATGACTTCAACTTGCCCATTAGCCTGCGGGTGTGTAGGCgacgagtagtgattcttgatccctagTTCCGAGCAGAAGTCTCTAAATGTGCTGTTGTCGAATTGCTTTCTGTTGCCAGAGACCAGCACTCTGGGTATCCCGTACCTGCATATGATATTTCTCCAGACAAAATTTCGGATGTTCTTCTTCATGATAGTGGCTAAGGCCTCTACTTctacccacttagtgaagtagtcgATGCCAACTACTAGAAACTTTAGCTGCCTAACCGTTGTCGGGAAGGGGCCCATAATATCTAGTCCCCATTGAGCGAACGACCAAGGTGCCGTCATGGGGGTCAGCTCTTTGGACGGTTGCCTaatgaaattgctgaacctctgacACTTGTTATAGGACCTGACGTATGCTTGCGCATCCTTCAGCATTGTAGGCCAATAGTATCCTGCTCGGATCATCTTGTGTACTAATGACCGTGCCCccgagtggtttccgcagataccCTCGTTGATTTCTCTCATTATGTAATTTGCTTCCTCATGGCCTAGACACCTCAGGTATGGTTGAGAGAACCCTCTTTTGTATAAGACATCTTTTATCAACACAAATCGGGATGCCTGGACTTTCAACTTTCTTGCAGCATCCTTCCCGTCTGGTAACGCGCCGGTTTTCAGATAGGATATCAATGGCGTAGTCCAATTGCATTCAAAATCTACTTCCTGCATATTTGTTCCGTCACCAATAAGTGAGGAGACTTGAATGAATGATAATACCTGTTCGGGGACAAGCATAAATTCAGCTGAGGCAACTTTTGCTAGATGGTCAGCACATTCGttttcttcccttgggatttgaacgaatTTGACTTCGAGGTTGCCGATTCGGTACTTCACTTCTTCTTGATACCTTTTCATCCTTTCATTCTTACACTTGTAACCGCCATTATTACTACCTGTGAGTCGCAATGTACGACCACGTTTTCTGCACCTGCAGCCTTTGTGAGGTCTAGCCCTACCACCAAGGCTTCATATTCTACCTTGTTATTGGTTGTGGGGAAATCTAGTCGGATCATACACTGGGTCTTATCTCCCTTCGGGGTTTAGATCACCACGCCGGCTCCTGCGGCTTGTTTATTTGAAGATCCATCTGTATAAATATTCCATTGTCTCTTCTCCTCTGCCCTTTGGCCATCTCTAAGGGTGAATTCGGTGACAAAGTCAGCCACTACCTGCCCTTTCATAGCCGTTTGTGGATGGTACTGTATGTCAAACTCGCTAAGCTCTACTGCCCACAAAGCCATTCTTCCTGTTGCCTCTAGACTACTCATAGCTTTTCTCAAGGGCTTGTTCATTAAGACAACGATGGTATGTGCATGGAAGTACGGTTTTAGTCTTCACGCTGCGATTATCAAAGCGAAAGCCAATTTTTCCATCTGAGGGTATCTCTCTTCTGCCCTTCAGAGCGCTCGTCTCGTAAAGTAGACTGGTCTTTGCAATCTGTCTTCCTCTCTTACCAAAGCTACACTTACAGCGGCGTGTGAAATGGCTAAATACAGGTAAAGCTCTTCTCCTGAGTTAGATGGACTGAGCAACGGTGGAGAGGAAAGATATGCCTTTAAGTTGTCAAATGCCATATGGCATTCGTCCGTCAACTCGAATGATTTTCTTAGAGTGCGGAAGAAGGGTAGACATCTTTCCATCGCTCTTGAGACGAACCTATTCAGGGCTGCGATTTTTCCATTCAAACTCTAGACCTCCTTAACCGTCCTTGGTGGTTCCAACTCCATTATGGCCTATATCTTCTCCGGGTTGACCTTTATacctctttgggacaccatgaaacCCAAGAATTTCCCCGCCATCACTCCGAACGTGCACTTgtttggattcagcttcatgttgTATGACCGGAGTGTGTCAAAGGTCTCCCTGAGGTCGTCTAGGTGATCATCTTCATGCAGACTCTTTACTaacatgtcatcaacataaacttgtatGTTCCTACCAATCTGGTGCACCAACATTTTGTTCATTAACCTCTGGTATGTTGCCCAACATTTTTGAgtccgaatggcatcaccttgtagtAGAATAGTCCCTGGCTTGTAACAAAGGAGGTCTTTTCTTGATCAGATTCTTCCATTTTGATCTAGTTGTAGCCTGAGAAAGCATCCAGAAACTTAAGAGCTGGTGTCTTGCAGTTGAGTTTACCAAAGTATCTATCCGTGGGAGTGGGTAGCTATCTTTAGGGCAAGCTTTGTTGAGGTCCATGAAATCTACACCCATCCTCCATTTTCCGTTGGCCTTTTTAACCATGACAACATTTGCCAACCAGTCGGGGTAGTATACTTCTCGGATGAAATCTGCCTCTAGTAATTTTCGaacttcctctgctatggccTTGTCCCGCTCCTAGGCGAGCACTCATTTCTTTTGTCGGATTGGAGGGAATGAGGGCGACACATTTAACTTGTGAACTATGACTGAGGGGTCAATTCCTAgcatgtcttcatgactccaGGCGAACACGTCTTGGTTATCTCTGAGGAAAGTCGTGAGCACTTGGCGCATCGGCCAACTAGGTAGTGTGCCAATTCTAGTCATCCGTTCTGGCAGTGTGTTGTCAAGGTTCACCTCTTCCAGTTCCTTAACCGACTCTGCTAGTGCTCGTTATTCTCTGATGCACATCGTTTGCTATTGATCCTCCATCTCTAATATGGCAATATAGCATTCCTGTGCTCCCACTTGATTTCCCTGCAGCTCTCCTACCTCGTAATCCGTCGGGAATTTAATCATCAAGTGGTATGTTGAAGTCACCGGCTTCCAGGAATTGAAAGTGAGCCGTCTGAGAATGGCATTGTAGGCAGAAGAGCAGTCGACTACGAGAAACGTTACCTCCCTAGTGATCTGCTGAGGATAGTCACCTGCTGTCACAGATAGTGTGATCACGCCCAAGGGGAACACCTTCGTTCCTCCAAATCCCATAAGAGGGGCATTCGTTGGGGTTAACCGTtccctgtcaatcctcatttgctaGAATGCTGGGTAGTATAGGATGTCCGCTAAGCTGCTGTTGTCGATAAGGACCCGATGCATGTTATAATCTTTTATTTGCAAGCTGACCACAAGTGCGTCGTCATGCGGATGGTGAAGTCTTCGAGCATCATCTTCTGAAAATCCGATGATGGGGTTGTCTATTCGTGGCATTTTAGGTACGGACCCTGTAAGTTGGATGCTTTGGACCATTCTGAGGTAGGTTTTATGGGCTTTTTTGGAAGATCCGGCAGCAATTATGCCCCCTATAATCATTCTTATGTCCCCTATAGGTGGTTGAGGGCGCTCGTTCTCCCGTCGTGGGGCTTGCTCTTGGGGAGGATTAGTTCTTTCCTTGTGGACGAACCTCTGTAGTTTCCCTTGTCTAATAAAAGCCTCAATCTGCTGTTTCAGATCGTAGCAGTTGGTTGTGTCGTGCCCGTGGTCACGATGGAAGTGGTAATACTTGTCCCTTAGCCTCTTGCTGGGATCTCCCTTTAGCTTACCAGGGAATGTTAGGGCTCGTTCGTCTTTGATCTGCATTAAGACTTGATCTATCAGGGCGGTTAATGGGGTGAAGCTCGTGAACTTCCCAGTGGGGGTCTAGAGCGCCTTTCATCTCGTTGGTCTCCGGTTCTAGCCATCTTTCGCCCCTATCCTGTCATGTGTCCTCTTGTCTTTCCCACTTTCTGGGCTTCTCCTCTCAGACCAGTAATGCATCTTCCACGTTCATGTATTTGGTGGCTCTGTAGAGCACATTTgatatggtttttgggtcgttcttgtataaagaaaacaagaacTTACCCTTCCATAACCCATTAGTGAATGCTGCTACAAGTATCTTATCATCTGCTTCGTCAATTAAAAAGGCCTCCTTGTTGAAACGAGTTATGTAGGATGTCAGCGTCTCTTCTTCTCGCTGCTTAATACTCATCAAGCATGCAGTAGACCTCTTATACCTATGTCCCCCAATAAAGTGCGAGGTGAACTAGGCGCTCAACTCCTTGAAAGTGTTGATGGAGTTCGATGTTAATctactgaaccaaattctcgcAGGACCCTTCAGTATCGTAGgaaaggccctacacatgatctcgTCTGGTACTCCTTaaaggtgcatcaaggtcttgaaagtctctaggtgatcgagggggtccttgaccccgtcgtAGCTTTCAATCTGGGGCATGCGAAATTTCTGtggcagggggaaggagttgacggagGTAGTGAATAGTGAGTCGGTTCTGTTTACTAGGTCATCAAGATCATTGGACACTCATCCCTTGAGGGCATTCATCATGACCTCCATCTGTTCCTTTatcgcctgcatctctgcgACAATAGGTGGGGGGGGGGCGTATCCATGAGAGATGGAAGGCTCATGTTTTGCCACTTTGGTCTGCTTGGGGTGTTACTGCTCTCTGGCCTTTCTTGGTCCCTTCGTTCGGCACTGGTACCTTCTTGGTTTTCCTCTTAAACGTTGTGTCCTGCGTCCCTTTGGCGTAGCTGTTCCTCCAGATCATGGTTCTATTTTGTGAGACGTTCTACTGCTGCCATGAGGGTTTGGACCTGCCTCTCTAATGTAGTGGATCGCGGCGTCTCGTCTCCTTGAACGTTGTTAGTGGTAGCCAACGAGTGAGTGAGTACCATGAAACTCTTATGTCCGAGAAGCGATTAGTCTGGCTAAACAGTTGTTTCCCATAGAcgacgccaactgatgatgccgtaaaaatcaccagtgagttACACGATCCTCGCACGCTTGAAATAGCGActtgcaagaagaaagaagtgaccTAACAGATGGCACTGGTGTAGTGccgaccaaataccctccgaaggttaagttagaactattcttaactctagagtgctagagaggggttaattatgcgtaccttgatttgtgaggggattggggtttttatagtagtagaaggttggcACCTCTTTCttggtgtagaagtcttttccttataggaatttAGTAGTCCTAAATGTGATGAACAAGACttttccttgtagagaaaaTCTTCATTCATGCACGTATCTTCCGGAATCCTAATCGCGCTAGGATTCCATTTAACTTAGGATTCCATAGCGTGTGTCGCAAATATTTCCCATCTAGGGTTTTTGCTGTATCCATCCATAATGAGCCTTTGCATAAGTTGGGCTTGCTCTCTGTCGACCCACGGACat contains:
- the LOC126728678 gene encoding uncharacterized protein LOC126728678 — encoded protein: MQIKDERALTFPGKLKGDPSKRLRDKYYHFHRDHGHDTTNCYDLKQQIEAFIRQGKLQRFVHKERTNPPQEQAPRRENERPQPPIGDIRMIIGGIIAAGSSKKAHKTYLRMVQSIQLTGSVPKMPRIDNPIIGFSEDDARRLHHPHDDALVVSLQIKDYNMHRVLIDNSSLADILYYPAF